The proteins below come from a single Candidatus Hydrogenedentota bacterium genomic window:
- the rpoC gene encoding DNA-directed RNA polymerase subunit beta' codes for MAKFVPTTGDTFDAIQIRIASPQEILKWSKGEVKKPETINYRTFKPEKDGLFCERIFGPVKDWECGCGKYKKVKHRGITCDRCGVEITESKVRRERMGCIKLAVPVSHIWFFKNTPSVISNLLDLPIRALERIIYFEQFVVVDPGDTSLEKKKLLTEDNYHEAREEYGVDSFTALMGAEAIKYLLQEIDLDELSAELHLQFQTATSQLVRSKSIKRLKIVESLRKSGNDPTWMILDVIPVIPPDLRPLVPLDGGRYATSDLNDLYRRVINRNNRLKRLLELRAPEVILRNEKRMLQESVDALFDNGRHGRVVLGTSGNRPLKSLSDMLKGKQGRFRQNLLGKRVDYSGRSVIVVGPELKLHECGLPKRMALELFEPYIVHLLRERGYATTLKTAKRAIEQGKEEVWDILEDVIRDHPVLLNRAPTLHRLGIQAFQPVLIEGSAIRLHPLVCRAFNADFDGDQMAVHVPLFPAAQLEAHLLMMSSSNIFAPSNGLPVVAPSQDIVLGIYWMSRQATGVKGEWQKEWIDAQGNILRPGQVYSSCDEVVQAFEAGRVDIHAHIKVHFEKEIVDTTVGRVLLADELSPEVTILDVNREQDQSSIGDVIAKCYNRHGHHRTVALLDKLKRTGFKYATYSGLSIALDDLVVPKEKEGILTETEKRVKLIDSTYRHGQMLEKERYQKIIDEWTIAGNRITGAMLQALESKDQGFTGIYMMFKSKARGSKDQIRQLAGMRGLMAKPSGDIIESPITSNFREGLSVIEYFISTHGARKGLADTALKTADAGYLTRRLVDVAQDVTIEEHDCGTINGVWVEALVEGAEVMAPLQERIVGRYVLDDLYLPNEPDPVVRADDEITEEAAKKIADAGLPGVTIRSVLTCQSVKGVCALCYGRNLGTGNLVEIGEAVGIIAAQSIGEPGTQLTMRTFHIGGAASRQVESPDIKANENGVTEFRNVRVAVNRAGDTVAVNRGGEIAILNKDGKEAQRIAVSPGCVLHCENGDTVTRGQTVFTQDPYNINIVAEKTGTVRLDDMVQGSTIRREVNPETGQEEIVVTEHKHNLHPQITILGENKEMLTFTPLATGTQVQVKDGDEVVVGDLLGKTARQMAKTKDITGGLPRVGELFEAREPKDPAIISHIDGIVELSTTTRSARKVVRVIPPVGKEREYTISPGKLLNVYSGDRIYAGQRITDGPIILEDILEVQGEEALRKYLLNEVQKVYRLQGVRTDDKHIEVIIRQMLRKVRIKSDPGDTPFLAQEEVDKVRFAKVNEETRRRDGRPAEAEPMLQGITKAALSTNSFVAAASFQQTTRVLTDASISGKYDYLEGLKENVIIGHLIPAGTGSKHYQSSRAQLPVDDIEEFLHIDDDASLVEEESEQIG; via the coding sequence ATGGCGAAATTTGTACCTACTACAGGTGATACTTTTGATGCGATCCAAATCCGTATCGCTTCTCCCCAAGAAATTTTAAAATGGTCTAAAGGCGAAGTTAAAAAGCCTGAAACCATTAACTACCGCACCTTCAAGCCGGAAAAGGACGGTCTTTTCTGCGAGCGTATTTTCGGGCCCGTGAAAGACTGGGAATGCGGCTGCGGCAAATATAAAAAAGTGAAACACCGCGGTATAACCTGCGACCGCTGCGGCGTTGAAATTACGGAATCGAAAGTTCGTCGCGAACGCATGGGCTGTATTAAACTTGCCGTTCCCGTTTCCCATATTTGGTTTTTTAAGAATACGCCCAGCGTGATCAGCAACTTATTAGATCTGCCCATTCGCGCCCTCGAGCGGATCATTTATTTTGAACAATTTGTTGTTGTTGATCCCGGTGACACGTCTCTCGAAAAGAAAAAACTGTTAACCGAAGATAATTATCATGAGGCGCGCGAAGAATACGGCGTGGACAGCTTTACGGCGCTTATGGGCGCGGAAGCCATCAAATACCTTTTACAGGAAATTGATTTGGATGAGTTGAGCGCGGAATTGCATCTCCAATTCCAGACGGCCACCTCCCAATTGGTGCGGAGCAAATCAATCAAGCGTCTCAAGATTGTGGAATCACTGCGTAAATCCGGCAATGATCCCACATGGATGATCCTTGATGTGATTCCGGTGATCCCGCCCGATCTGCGGCCTTTGGTGCCGCTTGATGGCGGCCGCTATGCGACCAGTGATCTCAATGATTTGTATCGGCGTGTGATTAATCGCAACAACCGACTGAAACGTTTGTTGGAGTTGCGCGCTCCCGAGGTGATCTTACGTAATGAAAAACGGATGCTTCAAGAATCCGTTGATGCTCTCTTCGACAACGGCCGTCATGGCCGCGTCGTTTTGGGCACCAGCGGCAACCGTCCCCTGAAATCTTTAAGCGATATGCTGAAGGGGAAGCAAGGCCGTTTCCGTCAAAATCTGCTGGGTAAACGCGTGGACTATTCCGGTCGTTCCGTTATTGTGGTGGGCCCCGAATTAAAACTCCATGAATGCGGTCTGCCCAAACGTATGGCCTTAGAACTCTTTGAACCCTACATTGTGCATCTGCTTCGTGAACGGGGTTATGCCACTACCTTGAAGACGGCGAAACGCGCTATTGAGCAGGGTAAAGAAGAGGTGTGGGATATTCTCGAAGATGTGATCCGCGATCACCCCGTATTGCTCAACCGTGCGCCTACACTGCACAGGCTCGGCATTCAAGCTTTCCAACCCGTGCTGATTGAAGGCAGCGCCATACGCTTGCACCCCTTGGTCTGTCGTGCCTTTAATGCGGACTTCGACGGTGACCAGATGGCCGTGCACGTGCCGCTTTTCCCGGCAGCACAACTGGAAGCCCATCTGCTCATGATGTCCTCTTCCAATATTTTTGCGCCGTCCAACGGCTTGCCGGTTGTGGCACCCAGTCAAGATATTGTTTTGGGCATCTACTGGATGAGCCGTCAGGCGACGGGCGTGAAAGGTGAATGGCAAAAAGAATGGATCGATGCGCAAGGCAATATCTTGCGTCCGGGCCAGGTCTACTCGTCGTGTGACGAGGTAGTCCAAGCCTTTGAAGCGGGCCGTGTCGATATTCACGCCCATATCAAAGTCCATTTTGAAAAAGAAATTGTGGACACCACGGTGGGCCGTGTGTTGCTTGCCGATGAACTCTCTCCGGAAGTTACCATCCTTGACGTGAACCGTGAACAAGACCAAAGCAGTATCGGCGACGTGATCGCCAAATGCTATAACCGTCATGGTCATCACCGAACCGTCGCCCTTTTGGATAAGCTGAAACGGACCGGCTTTAAATATGCCACCTATTCGGGATTGTCTATTGCGTTGGATGATTTGGTCGTTCCCAAAGAGAAAGAAGGCATTCTCACCGAGACCGAAAAACGGGTGAAACTTATTGACAGTACCTATCGTCATGGACAAATGCTTGAAAAAGAGCGTTACCAAAAAATTATTGACGAGTGGACTATTGCCGGCAATCGTATCACCGGTGCCATGCTTCAAGCTTTGGAATCCAAAGATCAAGGCTTCACCGGCATTTATATGATGTTTAAATCCAAAGCGCGCGGAAGCAAAGACCAGATCAGGCAATTAGCAGGGATGCGCGGCCTCATGGCAAAACCTTCCGGCGATATTATTGAATCGCCTATTACCTCGAATTTCCGCGAAGGCTTAAGTGTTATTGAATACTTTATTTCTACGCACGGCGCCCGAAAGGGATTGGCCGATACGGCATTGAAAACAGCCGACGCCGGTTATTTGACACGTCGCCTGGTTGACGTGGCGCAGGATGTGACTATTGAAGAGCACGATTGCGGCACCATTAACGGCGTTTGGGTAGAGGCGCTTGTTGAGGGCGCAGAAGTGATGGCGCCTCTGCAAGAGCGTATTGTTGGACGCTATGTACTCGATGATTTATATTTGCCCAACGAACCGGACCCTGTCGTTCGCGCTGATGACGAGATTACCGAAGAAGCGGCGAAAAAAATTGCAGATGCCGGTCTGCCCGGTGTCACGATTCGTTCCGTATTGACCTGTCAGTCTGTGAAAGGCGTTTGTGCACTTTGCTATGGACGTAACCTCGGTACCGGTAATTTGGTGGAGATCGGTGAAGCGGTCGGTATTATTGCCGCTCAGTCTATCGGTGAGCCGGGCACCCAATTGACCATGCGTACCTTCCATATTGGCGGCGCCGCCAGCCGTCAGGTCGAAAGCCCTGATATTAAGGCGAACGAAAACGGCGTGACCGAATTTAGAAATGTACGTGTGGCGGTCAATCGCGCCGGCGACACCGTAGCGGTCAATCGCGGCGGCGAAATTGCTATTCTGAATAAGGACGGCAAAGAAGCCCAGCGTATCGCTGTTTCTCCCGGATGCGTGCTGCATTGTGAAAATGGTGATACCGTAACACGCGGACAAACCGTCTTTACCCAAGATCCCTACAACATCAATATTGTGGCGGAAAAAACGGGTACCGTGCGGCTTGATGACATGGTGCAAGGATCGACCATACGCCGTGAAGTCAATCCTGAGACTGGACAGGAAGAAATCGTTGTTACGGAACATAAACACAACCTGCACCCGCAAATTACGATTCTTGGCGAAAACAAAGAGATGTTGACCTTTACACCGCTTGCCACAGGAACCCAAGTTCAGGTGAAAGACGGTGATGAAGTTGTGGTCGGTGATTTGCTCGGTAAAACGGCACGGCAAATGGCGAAGACCAAAGACATTACCGGTGGTCTACCCCGTGTGGGAGAGCTGTTTGAAGCGAGAGAACCCAAAGATCCCGCTATCATCAGCCATATCGACGGTATTGTTGAGCTTTCCACGACAACGCGCAGCGCCCGCAAAGTGGTCCGCGTTATCCCGCCCGTCGGCAAAGAACGGGAATACACGATCTCGCCCGGCAAACTGCTGAACGTTTATAGCGGTGACCGTATTTATGCGGGTCAACGTATTACGGACGGTCCTATTATTCTTGAGGATATTTTGGAAGTGCAGGGTGAAGAAGCCTTGCGCAAATATTTGTTGAACGAAGTTCAAAAAGTATACCGCCTGCAAGGCGTGCGTACGGACGATAAACACATTGAAGTGATTATTCGGCAGATGTTGCGTAAAGTCCGTATCAAATCCGACCCGGGCGATACGCCTTTCCTTGCTCAAGAAGAAGTGGACAAGGTGCGTTTTGCGAAAGTGAACGAAGAGACGCGCCGCCGTGACGGTCGTCCCG